Proteins from a genomic interval of Bradyrhizobium sp. CCGB01:
- a CDS encoding magnesium transporter CorA family protein has protein sequence MLKLYRWPTDDWQGIGAEMPSEIIWADLLNASAEEKQFVERLLKIRIPSEESLSEIEASSRLIFDHGTLYLGSPAVRLNEDNEAEITPVGFVIGPHVLVTVRFAELPIFDQISKRVGSDDSLENGMCVFTSLLEAMIDRGADTLEHLAARVDTLSRGVFKGGLVRSRRPVRSSRRMREALENIGELADRLAKARDVLLGVGRIASFAGDVGGEWITEASKKRLHAVSKDVASLSDYETRLTDKIQLLLDAVLGFINIQQNELFKILTIVSVVGVPPTILVGVWGMNFKNMPELSWTFGYPLALLAIIASALLPLIWFRRRGWFE, from the coding sequence TTGCTCAAACTGTACAGGTGGCCGACTGACGACTGGCAAGGCATCGGCGCGGAAATGCCCTCGGAGATCATCTGGGCGGACCTGCTGAACGCGAGCGCTGAGGAAAAGCAGTTCGTCGAGCGATTGCTGAAGATACGCATCCCGTCCGAGGAGTCGCTCAGCGAGATCGAGGCGTCGAGCCGACTGATCTTCGATCATGGCACGCTCTATCTCGGCTCGCCTGCGGTCCGGCTCAACGAGGACAACGAGGCCGAGATCACGCCGGTCGGCTTCGTCATCGGCCCGCATGTGCTGGTGACGGTGCGCTTTGCGGAGCTGCCGATCTTCGACCAGATCAGCAAGCGCGTCGGCTCCGATGACAGCCTCGAGAACGGCATGTGCGTGTTCACCAGCCTGCTCGAAGCGATGATCGACCGCGGCGCCGATACTCTGGAGCATCTCGCCGCGAGGGTCGACACGCTCTCGCGAGGTGTGTTCAAAGGCGGACTGGTTCGCTCGAGAAGGCCGGTCCGCTCCAGCCGCAGGATGCGCGAGGCGCTGGAGAATATCGGCGAACTGGCCGACCGGCTGGCCAAGGCGCGAGACGTCCTGCTCGGGGTCGGGCGAATTGCGTCATTTGCCGGCGATGTGGGCGGAGAGTGGATCACGGAGGCGTCGAAGAAGCGCCTCCATGCCGTGTCGAAGGATGTCGCCTCGCTCAGCGACTACGAGACGCGATTGACGGACAAGATCCAGCTTCTGCTCGACGCGGTGCTCGGCTTCATCAACATCCAGCAGAACGAGCTGTTCAAGATCCTGACCATCGTCTCCGTCGTCGGTGTGCCGCCGACGATCCTGGTCGGCGTCTGGGGCATGAACTTCAAGAACATGCCGGAGCTGAGCTGGACCTTCGGCTATCCATTGGCACTGCTCGCTATCATCGCCAGCGCCTTGCTGCCGCTGATCTGGTTCAGGCGGCGCGGCTGGTTCGAGTGA
- a CDS encoding LysE family translocator: MIHFDTLLTYIAVVLGLFLIPGPAVLLVLARSSVGGHRVGIATGLGIATGDMLHTAMATLGLSAVLMTSALAFSLVKYAGAAYLIYLGIRTLMERGEDLKLARSRLVDAPLAFRQAVLAEVLNPKTALFFLAFLPQFVHPERGSIVAQLAVLGLVFVIMSAIYTALIALAAGQVAGWLARHRSIGRWQGRVVGAIYLGLGVRMALQQR; this comes from the coding sequence ATGATCCATTTCGACACGTTGCTGACCTACATTGCGGTGGTTCTCGGTCTCTTCCTCATTCCGGGTCCCGCCGTCCTCTTGGTGCTCGCGCGCTCGTCTGTAGGCGGACATCGCGTCGGAATAGCCACCGGTCTCGGCATCGCCACCGGTGACATGCTTCACACGGCGATGGCCACGCTCGGATTATCGGCGGTGCTGATGACGTCCGCTCTCGCCTTCAGCCTGGTGAAATATGCCGGTGCTGCCTACCTCATATATCTCGGCATCCGCACGTTGATGGAACGAGGCGAAGATCTCAAATTGGCGCGGTCGCGTCTGGTCGATGCGCCGCTCGCCTTCCGGCAGGCCGTTCTTGCCGAAGTGCTGAACCCGAAAACGGCGCTCTTCTTCCTGGCCTTCCTGCCCCAGTTCGTGCATCCCGAGCGAGGCTCCATCGTCGCGCAGCTTGCGGTTCTCGGTCTCGTCTTCGTGATCATGAGCGCCATCTACACGGCGTTGATCGCTCTCGCCGCCGGACAGGTCGCGGGCTGGCTCGCCCGTCACCGCAGCATCGGTCGCTGGCAAGGCCGCGTCGTCGGAGCGATCTACCTGGGTCTCGGTGTTCGCATGGCCTTGCAGCAGAGGTAG
- a CDS encoding amidase family protein, producing MNSPPARDAGTAAAAVSAETPINLKLDNASMSDIAHALASGRTTATALTKAYLARIEAYDRDGPKLNSVRALNPDALAIAGKLDSTRPSAGQSLAGIPILVKDNIATGDKQPTTAGSLALEGAHARDDSTVVKLLREAGAVILGKANLTEFANMLAIDMPSGYSSLGGQVKNPYAPALMDDHGHPAVSPGGSSSGSAVAVAADLCAASIGTETSGSLLFPASQNGLVTVKPTVGLISRAGIVPIAHSLDTAGPMTRTVRDAALLLNVLAAKDPRDPATEPLRRPADYTADFTSDAMKGARIGVPSDAADPLNDPYFGKLPPKSAKVMAEAIKVLEDLGAVIVRASMPTAGWMSGPGTIMAVLNRNPLSGNKGNPVVQRIVFLYELKRDLNLYLKDWATNTAIKSIADIVAFNEANAEKALRFGQDLFLAADLTRGDLREREYKSALAMDLLSARTRGMDAYMNQHKLDAVLFPGSGGAAIAARAGYPSVMVPGGFISGADDKDTPDYPLGITFAGRAWSEHKLLRLAYAYEQASNMRKPPPGLPAL from the coding sequence ATGAACAGCCCTCCCGCCCGCGATGCCGGCACCGCCGCGGCTGCCGTGAGCGCCGAGACGCCGATCAATCTGAAGCTCGACAATGCGTCCATGAGTGACATTGCTCATGCGCTTGCGAGTGGGCGGACTACTGCGACCGCACTGACGAAAGCCTACCTCGCGCGCATTGAGGCCTACGACCGTGACGGGCCCAAGCTCAACTCCGTGCGCGCGCTCAATCCCGATGCGCTCGCGATCGCGGGCAAGCTTGACAGCACGAGGCCTTCAGCCGGGCAGTCGCTGGCCGGCATACCGATCCTGGTGAAGGACAACATCGCGACAGGCGACAAGCAGCCGACCACGGCGGGCTCGCTGGCGCTGGAGGGCGCACACGCCAGGGACGACTCCACCGTCGTCAAGCTGCTGCGCGAGGCGGGGGCGGTGATCCTGGGCAAGGCGAACCTGACGGAGTTCGCCAACATGCTCGCGATCGACATGCCCTCGGGCTACTCATCGCTGGGCGGTCAGGTGAAGAACCCTTACGCGCCGGCGTTGATGGACGATCATGGCCATCCGGCGGTGTCCCCGGGGGGCTCGAGCTCGGGGTCTGCGGTCGCTGTGGCCGCGGATCTGTGTGCGGCCTCGATCGGCACCGAGACCTCGGGCTCGCTGCTGTTCCCCGCCAGCCAGAACGGCCTCGTCACCGTCAAACCGACCGTCGGGCTGATCAGCCGCGCCGGCATTGTGCCGATCGCGCACAGCTTGGACACCGCAGGGCCGATGACGCGCACGGTACGTGATGCGGCGCTGCTCCTCAACGTACTGGCGGCGAAGGACCCGCGCGATCCGGCGACAGAGCCGCTGCGGCGGCCAGCCGATTACACCGCCGACTTCACGTCCGATGCGATGAAGGGCGCGCGCATCGGTGTGCCGAGCGACGCCGCCGACCCGCTGAACGATCCCTATTTCGGCAAGCTGCCACCCAAATCGGCGAAGGTGATGGCGGAGGCGATCAAGGTGCTGGAGGATCTGGGCGCCGTTATCGTGCGCGCCAGCATGCCGACAGCCGGCTGGATGAGCGGACCAGGTACGATCATGGCGGTGCTCAACCGCAATCCGCTGAGCGGCAACAAAGGCAATCCGGTCGTGCAGCGGATCGTTTTCCTCTACGAGCTCAAGCGCGATCTCAACCTCTACCTGAAGGACTGGGCGACCAACACCGCCATCAAGTCCATTGCCGACATCGTGGCCTTCAACGAGGCAAACGCGGAGAAGGCGCTGCGTTTCGGCCAGGACCTGTTCCTCGCCGCCGACCTCACCCGAGGAGACTTGCGCGAGCGCGAGTACAAGTCGGCGCTTGCCATGGACCTGCTCAGCGCCAGGACCCGCGGCATGGATGCCTACATGAACCAGCACAAGCTCGATGCCGTGCTATTCCCCGGCAGCGGAGGCGCCGCGATCGCCGCCAGGGCAGGCTATCCCAGCGTCATGGTGCCGGGCGGCTTCATCTCGGGAGCTGACGACAAGGACACGCCCGACTATCCGCTCGGCATCACCTTCGCGGGCCGTGCCTGGAGCGAGCACAAGCTTCTGCGTCTGGCCTACGCCTACGAGCAGGCCTCCAACATGCGCAAACCGCCGCCGGGTTTGCCAGCCCTGTAG
- a CDS encoding ring-cleaving dioxygenase gives MSGLHHVTAIAGDPIRNFGFYTRDLGLRFVKKTVNFDDPGTYHFYYGDETGRPGTILTFFPWAGVPAGRRGVGETHQTAFRVPQRSLGYWTQRFTEKGIAYEALEKRFGESVLPFTDPDGMALALVGVPGAENEPGWSNGDIPAEHAIRGFHGVTLLLDSAAKTAAVLADVFGFKETGREGSVIRFKAPGDAEGSVVDIYEAKGFLRGHQGGGSVHHIAFRAADDAEQGKMAERLVSNHGLHPTEQRDRNYFRSIYFREPGGVLFEIATDIPGFAVDEPVATLGRDLKLPSFLEAQRKQIEGVLPSLEETAS, from the coding sequence ATGTCTGGACTGCACCATGTCACCGCGATCGCCGGCGACCCCATCCGCAATTTCGGCTTCTACACCCGGGATCTCGGCCTGCGCTTCGTCAAGAAGACGGTCAATTTCGACGATCCCGGCACCTATCACTTCTATTACGGCGACGAGACCGGCCGCCCCGGCACCATCCTGACCTTCTTCCCGTGGGCTGGCGTGCCGGCCGGGCGCCGCGGCGTCGGCGAGACCCATCAGACCGCCTTCCGCGTGCCGCAGCGCTCGCTCGGCTACTGGACGCAGCGCTTCACCGAGAAGGGCATCGCCTATGAAGCGCTGGAGAAGCGCTTCGGCGAATCCGTGCTGCCGTTCACCGATCCCGACGGCATGGCGCTCGCCCTCGTTGGCGTCCCCGGCGCCGAGAACGAGCCCGGCTGGAGCAACGGCGACATCCCGGCCGAGCATGCGATCCGCGGCTTCCACGGCGTGACCTTGCTGCTCGACAGCGCGGCGAAGACAGCTGCCGTCCTCGCCGACGTGTTCGGCTTCAAGGAGACGGGGCGCGAAGGCTCCGTGATCCGCTTCAAGGCGCCGGGCGATGCCGAAGGCAGCGTCGTCGATATCTACGAGGCCAAGGGCTTCTTGCGTGGGCATCAGGGCGGCGGCTCAGTGCATCACATCGCCTTCCGCGCAGCCGACGATGCCGAGCAGGGCAAGATGGCCGAGAGGCTCGTGAGCAATCACGGCCTGCATCCGACCGAGCAAAGGGACCGCAACTACTTCCGCTCGATCTATTTCCGCGAGCCCGGCGGCGTGCTGTTCGAGATCGCGACCGACATCCCCGGCTTCGCCGTCGACGAACCCGTCGCGACGCTGGGACGTGACCTCAAGCTGCCGAGCTTCCTCGAAGCGCAGCGCAAGCAGATCGAGGGCGTGCTGCCGAGCTTGGAAGAGACCGCATCATGA
- a CDS encoding ABC transporter substrate-binding protein, with amino-acid sequence MTERPSAFAVDRRGLLRLAGTTAAGWLALGATSDRMRIVASLTGLPLDDALTRRSMTESPTSRLGGLIVGLRQRGWVEGVNFRFELRSTFGGPDKLKSAVQELLELKPDVILTGSTIETAAVFAATKTIPIVFATANDPVGNGFVASLAHPGGNVTGFTNSSAEMGGKWLQLIREAVPDLARVGVLFNPATTPRAGRFFLDSIDQEAASSGMSVVPAPVNAPTDIDEAIRRFSEPPRAAMVALVDSFLVIHRQAVVTAAAKHRVPMIYPFHYFMDAGGLMSYGPTLEVRSADYIDLILRGTKAGDLPVQSPRKYELLINRTVARSLGLTIPFTLLARADEIRE; translated from the coding sequence ATGACCGAACGGCCTTCGGCATTCGCGGTCGATCGCCGCGGCCTCCTTCGCCTTGCGGGCACAACCGCCGCGGGATGGCTTGCGCTCGGCGCAACGTCGGATCGCATGCGGATCGTGGCGTCGCTGACGGGATTGCCGCTCGACGACGCGCTGACCAGAAGGAGCATGACCGAGAGCCCGACCTCGCGCCTCGGTGGCCTCATCGTCGGCTTGAGGCAGCGCGGCTGGGTCGAAGGCGTCAATTTCCGCTTCGAGCTGCGTTCGACCTTCGGTGGACCGGACAAGCTCAAGAGCGCGGTCCAGGAGTTGCTCGAGCTCAAGCCGGACGTGATCCTGACCGGCTCGACCATCGAAACCGCCGCCGTCTTTGCCGCCACCAAGACCATCCCGATCGTTTTCGCGACCGCCAACGACCCCGTCGGCAACGGCTTCGTCGCGAGCCTCGCCCATCCCGGCGGCAACGTGACCGGCTTCACCAACAGCTCGGCCGAGATGGGCGGCAAATGGCTTCAGCTGATCCGGGAGGCCGTGCCGGATCTCGCGCGCGTCGGTGTCCTGTTCAACCCGGCGACCACGCCCCGCGCCGGGCGGTTCTTCCTCGATTCGATCGACCAGGAGGCGGCGTCGTCCGGAATGTCCGTGGTCCCCGCGCCCGTCAACGCGCCAACGGACATTGACGAAGCCATCAGGCGTTTTTCCGAACCGCCCAGGGCGGCGATGGTGGCGCTGGTCGACAGCTTCCTCGTGATCCACCGTCAGGCGGTCGTGACGGCGGCCGCCAAGCATCGCGTCCCCATGATCTATCCGTTTCACTATTTCATGGATGCCGGCGGGCTGATGAGCTACGGGCCGACGCTGGAGGTGCGCTCGGCCGACTATATCGATCTCATCCTGCGCGGCACCAAGGCCGGCGATCTGCCGGTGCAATCGCCGCGCAAATACGAACTCCTGATCAACCGCACGGTCGCACGCTCGCTCGGGTTGACCATTCCATTCACGCTGCTCGCGCGCGCCGACGAGATCCGCGAGTGA
- a CDS encoding hybrid sensor histidine kinase/response regulator codes for MNETIDQGHLRTPPGRLFRKYLYSIVALAFAALAINTGFDVWFSYREQKQLLAATQREQAASAAIQIGQFIGQIESQIRWLSRLPPELSSNEDDRLNAIRLLRLSPAIAEIAELDAQGREQVRVSRRVADKVGSKSDLSASPAFRGANESRAYYGPVYFLGDTEPFMTIATRGTGREPNVIVADVNLRFIWDLVAGIRVGNTGKAYVVDRMGVLIAHPDLWPALQRSDLSGHADVRAALDGAGPPSGGLVKEDLSGQRVLSTYATVPSLGWLVFVELPLSEAYAPIYASIGRSTFLLVILLAIAVLVSLFLSRRMTVPIQMLTQGAKRIGSGDLDLRLAIKTGDELEALGDQFNRMAAHLHESYATLERKVIERTSELEKARDHALAEHDAAERARRAAVLANETKSRFLAVVSHELRTPLNGVMGVLQLLDDSSLGDAQRRHLATAAASGETLIALVDAILEYARLEASTETLETRDFRLDQLIETAADLMCPQAFSKGLTFDLACDASVSTSVHGDPVRLNRILLNLIGNAIKFTPRGGISLCAAAEQHDTHVLLRVTVRDTGIGIAPDMHERIFEDFVQADDSIARRFGGTGLGLAIARRLTRLMRGELTVESTPDAGSTFTLEVPLGRAASGVAQGALPPPSRRLRVLLVDDDPVNCEVGEAILKRLGHHATIARNGASAIKHARDQAFDVILMDLHMPDMDGVEAASRIGKLGLPSMPRIIAVTADVSSSARERLAGAGIAKIVSKPILINALREALEDDPAQKTPTAQLAAGALIDLHFLDDQKELLGATQIAKLHQLLAQTSERLIDDIARAAEIGDHKQLARSAHQLGSAASALGLVRLFERCREIEEAAPALSASECESAGRELAALQKASMSALDELLRVEEQRTVIH; via the coding sequence GTGAACGAGACGATCGACCAGGGACATTTGCGGACGCCTCCGGGCCGGTTGTTCCGCAAATATCTCTACTCGATCGTCGCCCTCGCCTTTGCCGCGCTCGCCATCAACACCGGCTTCGACGTCTGGTTCTCCTATCGCGAGCAGAAGCAGCTTCTCGCGGCGACCCAGCGCGAGCAGGCGGCAAGCGCGGCCATCCAGATCGGCCAGTTCATCGGCCAGATCGAAAGCCAGATCAGGTGGCTCTCGCGCCTGCCGCCGGAGCTGTCGAGCAACGAAGACGATCGCCTGAACGCCATCCGCCTGCTGCGCCTCTCGCCCGCGATCGCGGAAATTGCCGAGCTCGATGCGCAGGGCCGCGAGCAGGTGCGCGTGTCGCGCCGCGTCGCGGACAAGGTCGGCAGCAAGTCCGATCTGTCGGCCTCGCCGGCCTTCCGCGGTGCCAATGAGAGCCGGGCCTATTACGGGCCGGTCTATTTCCTCGGCGACACCGAGCCATTCATGACGATCGCCACACGCGGGACGGGCCGCGAACCCAATGTGATCGTCGCCGACGTCAATCTGCGCTTCATCTGGGACCTCGTCGCCGGGATCAGGGTCGGCAACACCGGCAAGGCCTATGTGGTCGATCGCATGGGAGTCCTGATCGCGCATCCCGATCTGTGGCCGGCGCTGCAACGGAGCGATCTCTCCGGGCATGCGGACGTGCGCGCCGCGCTCGATGGCGCGGGGCCGCCCTCGGGCGGCCTCGTCAAGGAGGATCTGTCCGGCCAGCGCGTGCTCTCGACCTATGCGACGGTCCCCTCGCTCGGCTGGCTGGTGTTCGTCGAGCTTCCGCTCAGCGAGGCCTATGCCCCGATCTATGCATCGATCGGACGCTCCACGTTTCTCCTGGTCATCCTGCTGGCCATTGCGGTGCTGGTGTCCCTCTTCCTCAGCCGGCGCATGACCGTGCCGATCCAGATGCTGACGCAAGGCGCGAAGCGGATCGGCAGCGGCGATCTCGACCTGCGGCTCGCGATCAAGACCGGCGACGAGCTGGAAGCGCTCGGCGACCAGTTCAACCGGATGGCCGCTCACCTGCACGAATCCTACGCGACGCTCGAGCGCAAGGTGATCGAGCGCACCTCCGAGCTCGAGAAGGCCCGCGACCACGCCCTGGCCGAGCACGACGCAGCCGAGCGCGCGCGCCGGGCCGCCGTGCTCGCCAATGAGACCAAATCGCGCTTCCTCGCCGTCGTCAGCCACGAGCTGCGCACGCCGCTGAACGGCGTCATGGGCGTGCTGCAACTGCTCGACGACAGCAGCCTCGGCGACGCCCAGCGCCGCCATCTCGCGACCGCGGCGGCATCGGGCGAAACGCTGATCGCGCTGGTCGATGCCATCCTTGAATATGCCCGCCTGGAGGCCAGCACCGAAACGCTGGAAACGCGCGACTTCCGCCTCGACCAGCTGATCGAGACGGCCGCGGATTTGATGTGTCCGCAGGCCTTCAGCAAGGGCCTGACCTTCGACCTCGCCTGCGATGCGAGCGTCAGCACATCCGTGCACGGCGATCCCGTCAGGCTCAATCGCATCCTGCTCAATCTGATCGGCAACGCCATCAAGTTCACGCCGCGCGGCGGGATCAGCTTGTGTGCAGCCGCGGAGCAGCACGACACTCATGTCCTGCTGCGCGTCACGGTTCGCGATACCGGCATCGGCATCGCGCCCGACATGCACGAGCGGATTTTTGAGGATTTCGTCCAGGCGGATGACAGCATCGCGCGGCGGTTCGGCGGCACGGGCCTGGGCCTTGCGATCGCGCGGCGCCTCACGCGCCTGATGCGCGGCGAGCTGACGGTGGAGAGCACACCGGACGCCGGCAGCACGTTCACGCTCGAAGTGCCGCTCGGCCGCGCCGCGAGCGGCGTCGCGCAGGGTGCGCTTCCGCCGCCATCGCGGCGGCTCCGCGTGCTGCTGGTCGACGACGACCCCGTCAATTGCGAGGTCGGCGAAGCGATCCTGAAGAGGCTCGGCCACCACGCCACGATCGCCAGAAACGGCGCATCAGCCATCAAGCACGCCCGCGATCAGGCCTTCGACGTCATCCTGATGGACCTGCACATGCCCGACATGGACGGCGTGGAAGCGGCCTCCCGCATCGGCAAGCTCGGACTGCCCAGCATGCCGCGCATCATCGCCGTGACCGCCGACGTGTCCAGCAGCGCCCGCGAGCGGCTCGCCGGCGCCGGCATCGCCAAGATCGTCAGCAAGCCGATCCTGATCAATGCGCTGCGCGAGGCGCTCGAGGACGATCCAGCGCAGAAGACGCCCACGGCACAGCTTGCGGCCGGCGCCTTGATCGACCTGCATTTCCTCGACGACCAGAAAGAGCTGTTGGGCGCGACGCAAATCGCAAAGCTCCACCAGCTTCTTGCGCAAACGAGCGAACGACTGATCGACGACATCGCCAGGGCCGCGGAGATTGGCGATCACAAGCAACTTGCGCGATCCGCGCATCAGCTCGGCAGTGCGGCAAGCGCGCTCGGCCTCGTCCGCCTGTTCGAGCGCTGCAGAGAGATCGAGGAAGCCGCGCCCGCGCTGTCCGCGTCCGAATGCGAGAGCGCCGGGCGCGAACTCGCCGCGCTTCAAAAAGCGTCGATGAGCGCGCTGGACGAGTTGTTGCGGGTGGAGGAGCAGCGTACGGTCATCCACTGA
- a CDS encoding LysR family transcriptional regulator, whose amino-acid sequence MDKVASLRAFVKVVESGSFAEAGRQLRLSRSAISKYIADLEESLGVQLLNRTTRHASPTENGQRYFERAVVILSEIEAADQAVTQAQSAPRGLLRVNAPMSFGTMRLGPVLADFMARYGELQLQIVLSDDLLDPVQDGFDVTLRIAELESSSLIARKIMPVARMICASPDYLSRHGTPKHPQDLREHASLTYGFLLTGNQWKLTGRDGDHWIQPAWSLCVNNAEVLRDAAIKGRGLALLPEFIAADALRKGELQTVLDDYSAPPLALYAVYPPTRHLSVKVRLFIDFLVERFG is encoded by the coding sequence TTGGATAAGGTCGCCAGCCTGCGGGCCTTCGTCAAAGTGGTCGAAAGCGGCAGCTTTGCCGAAGCGGGCCGGCAGCTGCGGCTGTCGCGCTCGGCGATCAGCAAATACATCGCCGACCTCGAGGAGAGCCTCGGCGTCCAGCTGCTGAACCGGACCACCCGGCACGCGAGCCCGACCGAGAACGGCCAGCGCTATTTCGAGCGGGCCGTCGTGATCCTCTCGGAGATCGAGGCCGCCGACCAGGCGGTGACGCAGGCCCAATCGGCGCCGCGCGGCCTGCTGCGCGTCAATGCGCCGATGTCGTTCGGCACGATGCGGTTAGGGCCGGTGCTCGCCGATTTCATGGCGCGCTATGGCGAGCTTCAGCTCCAGATCGTGCTCAGCGACGATCTGCTCGATCCCGTCCAGGACGGCTTTGACGTGACGCTGCGGATCGCGGAGCTGGAATCCTCCAGCCTGATCGCGCGAAAAATCATGCCGGTCGCGCGCATGATCTGCGCCTCGCCGGATTATCTTTCGCGTCACGGCACGCCAAAACATCCGCAGGATCTGCGCGAGCATGCCTCGTTGACCTACGGCTTCCTGCTCACCGGCAATCAATGGAAACTCACCGGCCGCGACGGCGATCACTGGATCCAGCCGGCCTGGTCGCTCTGCGTCAACAATGCCGAAGTGCTGCGCGACGCCGCGATCAAGGGCAGGGGGCTGGCGCTGCTGCCTGAGTTCATCGCTGCCGATGCTTTGCGGAAAGGTGAGCTGCAGACCGTGCTGGACGACTATTCCGCGCCGCCGCTCGCGCTCTATGCGGTCTATCCGCCGACGCGGCATCTGTCGGTGAAGGTGCGGCTGTTCATTGATTTTCTGGTGGAGCGGTTTGGCTAG
- a CDS encoding alpha/beta fold hydrolase: protein MLFAPAARAEVEQFPSTFKTKTIAANGTQIHVRVGGQGPAVILIHGFGDTGDMWAKLGADLVHDHTVVVPDLRGMGLSAKPDNGYDKWTQAADMRAILQSLGIEKAFVVGHDIGTMVAYAYAARYRDLTEKLVVMDAPVPGVPPWDEVVRSPQLWHFDFGGPDMERLVKGRERIYLDRFWNEFAGTPSKVTEGMRRHYAELYARPGAMHAAFAQFRAIRTDAEDNKKAIATKLSIPVLAVGGEKSFGKMEAVVMRNAATDVTEVVIPDAGHWLMEEQPEATVKAVRAFLDSKK from the coding sequence ATGCTGTTCGCTCCTGCCGCGCGCGCCGAGGTCGAACAATTCCCGTCCACCTTCAAAACCAAAACCATCGCGGCCAACGGCACGCAGATTCACGTGCGCGTCGGCGGTCAAGGGCCGGCCGTCATCCTGATCCACGGCTTTGGCGATACCGGCGACATGTGGGCAAAGCTTGGCGCTGACCTCGTGCACGATCACACGGTAGTCGTGCCGGATCTGCGCGGCATGGGCCTCTCGGCCAAACCCGATAATGGCTACGACAAATGGACCCAGGCCGCCGACATGCGCGCCATCCTGCAGTCGCTCGGCATCGAGAAGGCTTTCGTCGTCGGACACGATATCGGCACCATGGTGGCCTATGCCTACGCGGCCCGCTATCGCGATCTCACCGAAAAACTGGTCGTCATGGATGCCCCGGTGCCCGGCGTGCCGCCGTGGGACGAGGTCGTCCGCAGCCCGCAGCTCTGGCACTTCGATTTCGGCGGCCCCGACATGGAACGGCTGGTCAAGGGCCGCGAGCGCATCTACCTCGACCGCTTCTGGAACGAATTCGCGGGCACGCCCTCCAAGGTCACGGAAGGGATGCGTCGCCACTACGCAGAGCTCTATGCGCGACCAGGCGCCATGCACGCGGCGTTCGCGCAATTCAGGGCGATCCGCACCGACGCCGAGGACAACAAGAAGGCGATCGCAACCAAGTTGAGCATTCCCGTGCTCGCCGTTGGTGGCGAGAAATCATTCGGCAAGATGGAGGCCGTCGTGATGCGGAATGCGGCGACAGATGTCACCGAGGTCGTCATTCCGGACGCCGGCCACTGGCTGATGGAAGAGCAGCCGGAGGCCACCGTGAAGGCGGTGCGCGCGTTTCTCGACAGCAAGAAATAG
- a CDS encoding alpha/beta hydrolase has product MTEFIHRYEPARDAGSPSLLLLHGTGGDENDLLGLGKMISPGSALLSPRGRVLEHGMPRFFRRLAEGVFDEEDVRRRALELGDFVADSRKQYGIAAPVAVGFSNGANIAAALLLLKPEALAGAILLRAMVPLSDAPKAELGGKPVLLLSGQADPIVPASNSARLAALLSESGARVDHKVLPAGHQLSQADVTLARNWIGNVDAKAA; this is encoded by the coding sequence ATGACCGAGTTCATCCATCGTTACGAGCCCGCGCGCGACGCGGGCTCCCCTTCGCTCCTGCTGTTGCACGGCACCGGCGGTGACGAGAACGACCTGCTCGGGCTCGGCAAGATGATCTCGCCCGGCTCCGCCCTGCTCTCGCCGCGCGGCCGCGTGCTCGAGCACGGCATGCCGCGCTTCTTCCGCCGCCTTGCGGAAGGCGTGTTCGACGAGGAGGACGTGCGTCGCCGCGCGCTCGAGCTCGGCGACTTCGTCGCGGATTCGCGAAAGCAATACGGCATCGCCGCGCCGGTCGCGGTCGGCTTCTCCAACGGCGCCAACATCGCGGCCGCGCTGTTGCTGCTGAAGCCGGAGGCGCTTGCAGGCGCAATCCTGCTGCGCGCCATGGTGCCGCTGTCGGACGCACCGAAGGCGGAACTCGGCGGCAAGCCTGTTCTGCTCCTGTCCGGGCAGGCTGATCCGATCGTGCCGGCGAGCAATTCGGCGCGGCTTGCGGCGCTGCTGTCGGAATCGGGAGCGCGTGTCGACCACAAGGTGCTGCCGGCAGGCCATCAATTGTCGCAGGCCGACGTCACGCTGGCCCGCAACTGGATCGGCAACGTCGACGCGAAAGCAGCATGA